Proteins from a genomic interval of candidate division KSB1 bacterium:
- the rplC gene encoding 50S ribosomal protein L3: MRGIIGKKLGMTRIFDKAGNATAATVIEAGPCYVTQIKTVETDGYNAVQFGFDEKREKSANKPEKGHAAKAGLKPFKILREFRDFESPEPLQLGQSIKADIFKEGEKVKVTGTSKGKGFAGVVKRHHFGGGPKTHGQSDRLRAPGSLGQSSFPSRVFKGLRMAGRMGGDTVTVRNLEILKVDAENNIIVVKGAVPGAANGYVLIRK; the protein is encoded by the coding sequence ATGCGCGGAATCATTGGCAAAAAACTCGGAATGACGAGAATTTTCGACAAGGCCGGAAACGCGACCGCGGCAACGGTTATCGAGGCCGGTCCCTGCTACGTTACGCAGATCAAGACCGTCGAAACGGACGGCTATAACGCCGTGCAGTTCGGCTTTGACGAAAAGCGCGAGAAATCGGCCAACAAGCCCGAAAAAGGCCATGCAGCCAAAGCCGGTCTCAAGCCTTTCAAGATTCTGCGGGAATTCAGGGATTTTGAAAGCCCGGAGCCGCTGCAGTTGGGACAAAGCATCAAGGCGGATATTTTCAAGGAAGGCGAAAAGGTCAAAGTGACCGGTACCAGCAAAGGCAAGGGATTTGCCGGCGTCGTCAAGCGGCATCATTTCGGCGGCGGTCCCAAAACGCACGGTCAAAGCGATCGTCTGCGGGCCCCGGGTTCGTTGGGACAGTCCTCATTCCCTTCCCGCGTCTTTAAAGGCCTGCGCATGGCGGGACGCATGGGCGGGGATACGGTAACCGTGCGCAATCTCGAAATTCTCAAAGTCGACGCGGAAAACAACATTATCGTCGTTAAAGGCGCTGTTCCTGGTGCCGCAAACGGGTATGTTCTAATCAGAAAGTAG
- the ispD gene encoding 2-C-methyl-D-erythritol 4-phosphate cytidylyltransferase — MFVSAVIVAGGVGRRIGSSTPKQFLRIADKPILQYTLEKFDACRLIDEIICVLPLRLVASWESVIRNEWQIRKAAKIVGGGEERYQSVLAGLDAVSPATEIVMIHDGVRPFVSERILAENVRAAAEFGAAVTALPPKDTIKRLCGPQKLETLDRAQLVQAQTPQTFRIELIRRAYQVALQDGFFSTDDSALVERLGEPVAVVEGEWRNIKITSPEDLLLAEVLLTHEVSHRTRI, encoded by the coding sequence GTGTTCGTCTCGGCAGTTATCGTCGCAGGCGGAGTCGGCAGGCGAATCGGAAGTTCTACGCCAAAGCAGTTTCTCCGCATCGCCGACAAGCCCATTCTTCAGTACACTCTGGAAAAATTCGACGCCTGCCGGCTGATCGACGAGATAATTTGCGTCCTCCCGCTACGCCTTGTTGCATCCTGGGAAAGCGTTATTCGCAACGAATGGCAAATTCGTAAAGCGGCGAAAATCGTAGGCGGCGGTGAGGAACGGTATCAATCCGTGCTGGCCGGATTGGATGCCGTTTCTCCGGCGACGGAAATCGTCATGATTCACGACGGCGTGCGTCCTTTCGTCAGCGAAAGGATTCTTGCCGAGAACGTCCGGGCTGCGGCAGAGTTCGGCGCCGCCGTAACCGCGTTGCCGCCGAAGGACACGATTAAACGGCTGTGCGGTCCGCAGAAGCTCGAGACCCTTGACCGCGCGCAACTGGTTCAGGCGCAGACGCCGCAAACCTTTCGAATCGAATTGATTCGTCGAGCTTATCAGGTCGCACTTCAAGACGGATTTTTCAGCACCGACGACTCTGCGCTGGTCGAACGGCTGGGCGAGCCCGTCGCCGTAGTGGAGGGCGAGTGGCGGAATATCAAAATCACTTCACCCGAAGATCTGCTGTTAGCCGAGGTTTTGTTGACGCATGAAGTTTCGCATCGGACACGGATTTGA
- the rplP gene encoding 50S ribosomal protein L16, which produces MLMPKRVKYRKQQRGRMTGVAVRGSRLAFGQYGLKALEPAWVTARQIEAARIAVTRFVRRSGKVWIRIFPDKPVTKKPAETRMGKGKGAPEFWVAVVKPGRILFEMDGIPEETAREALRLAAHKLPMKTKFVSSTDHGE; this is translated from the coding sequence ATGTTAATGCCAAAACGGGTCAAATATCGTAAACAACAGCGCGGGCGCATGACCGGTGTTGCCGTGCGCGGATCGCGCCTGGCTTTCGGCCAGTACGGTCTGAAGGCGCTTGAACCGGCATGGGTAACGGCCAGGCAGATCGAAGCCGCACGTATTGCCGTCACGCGGTTCGTTCGGCGCAGCGGCAAAGTATGGATCCGCATTTTCCCCGACAAGCCGGTGACGAAAAAGCCGGCCGAAACGCGTATGGGAAAAGGCAAGGGCGCGCCGGAATTTTGGGTGGCGGTCGTTAAACCGGGAAGAATCCTTTTTGAAATGGACGGCATTCCCGAGGAGACGGCGCGCGAAGCGCTGCGGCTGGCGGCACACAAACTGCCGATGAAAACCAAGTTTGTCAGCTCAACGGATCATGGAGAATAA
- the ispF gene encoding 2-C-methyl-D-erythritol 2,4-cyclodiphosphate synthase has product MKFRIGHGFDVHPFAAGRKLILGGVEIAHHQGLAGHSDADVLCHAVSDALLGAAALGDIGRHYPDTDDRYKDADSLALLRETVAKLAKLGWRVVNIDTTLVLQRPKVAPFVEQMRKNIAAACAIETDCVSIKATTTERLGFTGREEGAAAHAVVLIQKEGDC; this is encoded by the coding sequence ATGAAGTTTCGCATCGGACACGGATTTGACGTTCACCCATTTGCCGCGGGCAGGAAACTGATCCTCGGCGGGGTGGAAATTGCGCATCATCAAGGGCTGGCCGGCCACTCGGATGCAGACGTACTCTGTCATGCCGTCAGCGACGCGCTGCTCGGCGCCGCCGCCTTGGGCGACATTGGTCGACACTATCCCGACACCGATGATCGTTACAAGGATGCAGACAGCCTTGCCTTGCTTCGCGAAACTGTTGCAAAGCTTGCCAAACTCGGCTGGCGGGTCGTCAATATCGACACGACTTTGGTGCTGCAGCGTCCGAAAGTTGCGCCTTTTGTAGAACAGATGCGCAAAAACATTGCTGCAGCCTGCGCGATCGAGACGGATTGTGTTTCGATTAAAGCGACGACAACTGAACGTTTGGGATTTACAGGCAGAGAGGAAGGCGCTGCCGCTCACGCCGTGGTCTTGATCCAAAAAGAAGGTGACTGCTGA
- the queA gene encoding tRNA preQ1(34) S-adenosylmethionine ribosyltransferase-isomerase QueA, with the protein MKLSDFKYNLPEKLIAQYPSDKRDECRLMVLNRADESIEERIFKDVIDYMEPGDCLVVNETKVFAARLEGTKDKTDAKVEVFLLRELEQGLWEVLVRPARKVRVGNRLSIGNVLTCDVIDNTVSGGRVVRFNNTENLYELVEELGKSPLPPYIKREPEPIDKERYQTVYARVRGAVAAPTAGLHFTEELLQRIEQKGVKIARIIVHLGLGSFRPVVVEDLSRHKMDSEYYEISPQAAEMINETMRNKKHVIAVGTSVVRALETSVTSERLTKPARGWTDKFIYPPYDFKIVNHLITNFHLPNSTLLMLVCAFAGRDFIFKAYRKAIREKYMFYSYGDAMLIL; encoded by the coding sequence ATGAAATTATCTGATTTCAAGTACAACCTGCCGGAAAAGCTGATTGCGCAGTATCCCAGCGACAAGCGCGACGAATGCCGATTGATGGTTCTGAATCGTGCCGATGAGTCGATCGAAGAGCGTATCTTTAAGGATGTTATCGATTACATGGAACCAGGGGATTGCCTGGTCGTCAACGAAACAAAGGTTTTTGCCGCCCGATTGGAAGGCACCAAAGACAAAACCGACGCCAAAGTCGAAGTGTTTCTGTTGCGCGAACTGGAGCAGGGTTTGTGGGAAGTATTGGTGCGACCGGCGCGCAAGGTACGCGTCGGCAACCGGCTCTCCATCGGAAACGTGCTGACATGCGATGTGATCGACAACACCGTGTCCGGCGGCAGAGTCGTCCGTTTCAACAATACTGAAAACCTGTACGAGCTGGTGGAAGAGCTTGGTAAATCGCCGCTGCCGCCCTACATCAAGCGCGAACCTGAGCCGATCGACAAGGAGCGCTATCAGACCGTCTATGCCCGAGTGCGCGGCGCCGTAGCCGCTCCGACGGCGGGACTGCATTTTACCGAGGAGCTGCTTCAGCGTATCGAGCAAAAAGGCGTCAAGATCGCGCGTATCATTGTCCATTTGGGACTCGGCAGCTTCCGGCCGGTTGTAGTCGAAGACCTCAGCCGCCACAAAATGGATTCCGAATATTACGAAATCAGCCCCCAGGCTGCCGAAATGATTAACGAAACCATGCGCAATAAAAAGCATGTCATCGCCGTAGGGACCAGCGTCGTGCGGGCGTTGGAGACCAGCGTCACCTCTGAGCGGCTGACCAAACCCGCGCGCGGCTGGACGGACAAGTTTATCTATCCTCCCTACGATTTCAAGATCGTCAATCATCTGATTACTAATTTCCATCTGCCGAACTCGACTCTGCTCATGCTGGTCTGCGCATTCGCCGGTCGCGATTTTATTTTCAAGGCCTACCGAAAGGCCATTCGCGAAAAGTACATGTTTTACAGCTACGGCGATGCCATGCTGATTTTGTAG
- the rplW gene encoding 50S ribosomal protein L23, with translation MKSHHEILLRPILTEKMLKLQETERKYGFVVSKDANKIDIKRAVEKKFDVKVDKVATMIVKGKLKRRNTRRGLTVGKRPDWKKAIVTLREGEKIDFFQTT, from the coding sequence ATGAAAAGCCATCATGAAATTTTGCTTCGGCCTATCCTGACCGAAAAAATGCTCAAGCTTCAGGAGACCGAGCGCAAGTACGGCTTTGTCGTCAGCAAGGACGCAAACAAGATCGATATCAAGCGCGCCGTTGAGAAGAAATTTGATGTCAAAGTCGATAAAGTCGCCACCATGATAGTCAAAGGTAAGCTGAAACGGCGCAATACGCGGCGGGGCCTTACGGTCGGAAAGCGGCCGGATTGGAAAAAGGCGATCGTGACGCTGCGCGAAGGCGAAAAGATCGACTTTTTTCAGACGACTTGA
- the tuf gene encoding elongation factor Tu, translated as MAKAKFERKKPHVNIGTIGHVDHGKTTLTAAITMYLANRGLAQVKKYDEIDNAPEEKARGITINTAHVEYETEKRHYAHVDCPGHADYIKNMITGAAQMDGAILVVSAADGPMPQTREHILLARQVNVPSIVVFMNKVDQVDDPELLELVELEVRELLSKYEFPGDEIPIIKGSALLAMNKGLAGDFSGDEWKPIAELMDAVDSYIPTPVRAIDKPFLMPVEDVFSITGRGTVGTGRIERGVVRLGDEVEIVGLGVHRKTVVTGIEMFRKLLDEGQAGDNAGLLLRGVDKDELERGMVIAKPGSITPHTKFEAEVYVLSKEEGGRHTPFFNGYRPQFYFRTTDVTGTVKLPEGVEMVMPGDNVRIEAELITEIAMEEGLRFAIREGGRTVGAGVVTKILK; from the coding sequence ATGGCGAAGGCGAAGTTTGAGCGGAAGAAGCCGCATGTGAATATAGGGACGATCGGGCACGTGGATCACGGCAAGACGACGTTGACGGCGGCGATCACGATGTATTTGGCGAATCGGGGGTTGGCGCAGGTGAAGAAGTATGATGAGATTGACAATGCGCCGGAGGAGAAGGCACGCGGGATTACGATCAACACGGCGCATGTGGAGTATGAGACGGAGAAGCGTCATTATGCGCATGTGGATTGTCCTGGACATGCGGACTATATCAAGAACATGATTACTGGGGCGGCGCAGATGGACGGGGCGATATTGGTGGTGAGTGCGGCGGATGGTCCGATGCCGCAGACGCGTGAGCACATATTGTTGGCGCGTCAGGTGAATGTGCCGTCGATCGTGGTGTTTATGAACAAGGTGGATCAGGTGGATGATCCGGAGTTGTTGGAGTTGGTGGAGTTGGAGGTACGGGAGCTTTTGAGCAAGTACGAGTTTCCCGGGGATGAGATACCGATCATAAAGGGGTCGGCGTTATTGGCGATGAACAAGGGTTTGGCGGGTGATTTTAGTGGTGATGAGTGGAAGCCGATAGCGGAGTTGATGGATGCGGTTGACAGTTACATACCGACGCCGGTTCGGGCGATAGACAAGCCGTTTTTGATGCCTGTTGAGGATGTGTTTTCGATCACGGGGCGCGGCACGGTGGGGACGGGACGTATAGAGCGCGGGGTAGTGCGGTTGGGGGACGAGGTTGAGATCGTGGGATTGGGGGTTCATCGGAAGACGGTGGTGACGGGCATTGAGATGTTCCGCAAGTTGTTGGACGAGGGTCAGGCGGGTGACAATGCGGGGTTGTTGTTGCGGGGAGTGGACAAGGACGAGTTGGAGCGGGGGATGGTGATAGCGAAGCCTGGTTCGATCACGCCGCATACCAAGTTTGAGGCGGAGGTGTACGTATTGAGCAAGGAGGAAGGTGGTCGGCACACGCCGTTTTTCAACGGGTATCGTCCGCAGTTTTATTTTCGGACGACGGACGTGACGGGGACGGTGAAGTTGCCTGAGGGGGTGGAGATGGTGATGCCTGGGGACAATGTGCGGATCGAGGCTGAGCTGATCACGGAGATTGCGATGGAAGAGGGCTTGCGGTTTGCCATTCGCGAGGGCGGACGTACGGTCGGCGCCGGTGTGGTGACCAAGATCCTCAAATAA
- the cysS gene encoding cysteine--tRNA ligase — MALKIYNSLARTKEEFVPLVPGRVHMYVCGPTVYDYPHIGHAKSYVSFDVVVRYLRFLGYRVRYVQNITDVGHLLDSGEDRILKGAQRERLEPMELVERYTRAYFDAMDALNVLRPDISPHAAGHIPEQIELIEMLLSKGFAYEVDGSVYFDISKFPEYGKLSGRKVEEQMAGARLEIIEAKRHPADFALWKKAEPEHIMQWKSPWGRGFPGWHIECSAMSMKYLGETFDIHGGGMENQFPHHECEIAQSEAATGKPFVRYWMHNNMVLVDGVKMSKSLGNFTTIAQALEKFTGEQVRFFILQSHYRSPVDFSDSAVASAAQGLEKLQNTAAMLDKALRHAPKGEASEDVIARCREMQGKFIEAMNDDFNTPSAIAVLFEFSKMINILIGSSLTEASLMTLKSEFDSLAGDVLGILPKQRQSLVAAEPFINLLVDMRARLRRERNFALADEIRQKMQELGVEIQDTPSGSEWRFLQ; from the coding sequence ATGGCGCTAAAAATTTATAACAGTCTGGCCAGAACGAAAGAAGAGTTTGTGCCTCTGGTTCCAGGCCGCGTTCATATGTATGTCTGCGGCCCCACGGTTTACGATTATCCCCATATCGGCCATGCAAAAAGCTATGTAAGCTTTGACGTGGTGGTGCGTTATCTGCGTTTTCTCGGATATCGGGTGCGTTATGTGCAAAACATCACCGATGTCGGCCACTTGCTGGATTCCGGCGAAGACCGCATCCTGAAAGGCGCACAGCGCGAGCGGCTCGAGCCGATGGAATTGGTAGAGCGCTATACCCGCGCTTATTTCGACGCCATGGATGCGCTCAACGTTTTGCGGCCCGATATTTCTCCCCATGCGGCCGGTCATATCCCCGAGCAAATCGAGCTGATCGAAATGCTATTGAGCAAAGGTTTCGCTTATGAGGTAGACGGATCGGTCTATTTCGATATTTCGAAATTTCCCGAATACGGTAAACTCTCCGGCCGCAAAGTAGAGGAACAAATGGCCGGCGCTCGATTGGAGATCATCGAAGCCAAGCGTCATCCGGCCGATTTTGCTTTATGGAAAAAGGCGGAGCCGGAACATATCATGCAGTGGAAAAGTCCGTGGGGGCGAGGATTCCCAGGCTGGCATATCGAATGCTCCGCCATGTCCATGAAATATCTCGGCGAGACTTTTGATATCCACGGCGGCGGCATGGAGAATCAATTTCCCCATCACGAATGCGAAATCGCGCAAAGCGAAGCCGCCACGGGCAAACCGTTTGTCCGCTATTGGATGCACAATAATATGGTTCTGGTGGACGGCGTCAAAATGAGCAAGTCCTTGGGGAATTTTACCACCATTGCTCAAGCGCTGGAAAAGTTTACCGGCGAGCAGGTTCGCTTTTTCATTTTGCAAAGCCATTACCGCAGTCCGGTTGATTTCAGCGACTCGGCTGTTGCTTCGGCCGCGCAGGGGCTGGAAAAACTGCAAAACACGGCGGCAATGCTGGATAAGGCGCTGCGCCACGCGCCTAAAGGCGAAGCCTCGGAAGACGTCATAGCGAGATGTCGGGAAATGCAGGGCAAGTTTATCGAGGCTATGAATGACGATTTTAACACCCCTTCGGCCATCGCCGTGCTGTTCGAGTTTTCCAAAATGATCAACATTTTGATCGGCAGCAGTCTGACCGAGGCTTCTTTGATGACGCTAAAGAGCGAATTCGATTCTTTGGCTGGAGATGTCTTGGGCATCCTTCCGAAGCAGCGGCAGAGCTTGGTAGCCGCCGAACCGTTCATCAATCTGTTGGTCGACATGCGCGCCCGTTTGCGACGCGAGAGAAATTTTGCTTTGGCTGATGAAATCCGGCAAAAAATGCAGGAGCTGGGGGTTGAAATTCAGGATACGCCGAGCGGATCAGAGTGGCGATTTTTGCAGTAA
- the rpsC gene encoding 30S ribosomal protein S3: protein MGQKTNPIGFRLGVIRTWDSLWFDEKNFAEKLSEDLMLRKYIQNRLQRASISKINISRTSKQISILIHTARPGIVIGRKGAEIDKLKEELQRITGKEIKVDVKEIKQPELDAALVAENIAAQLAGKVSFRRAMKKAIMSAMRMGAEGIRICCSGRLGGAEMSRTEQYKQGRVPLHTLRADIDFAKAISYTTYGTIGVKVWIFKGEVIGDPFREQEK from the coding sequence TTGGGACAAAAGACTAACCCTATCGGCTTTAGGCTGGGAGTCATCCGCACTTGGGACTCTCTCTGGTTCGACGAAAAGAATTTTGCCGAAAAGTTGAGCGAAGACCTGATGCTTCGCAAATATATCCAAAATCGGCTGCAGCGCGCCAGTATTTCCAAGATAAACATTTCTCGGACGTCGAAGCAGATCAGCATCCTGATTCATACGGCGCGGCCGGGCATTGTGATCGGCCGAAAAGGCGCGGAAATTGACAAGCTTAAGGAAGAGCTGCAGCGGATCACCGGCAAAGAGATCAAGGTGGATGTCAAGGAAATCAAGCAGCCGGAATTGGACGCTGCCCTCGTGGCGGAAAACATCGCCGCACAGCTGGCGGGGAAAGTATCTTTCCGCCGCGCCATGAAAAAGGCGATTATGTCGGCCATGCGCATGGGTGCCGAAGGTATCCGTATCTGCTGTTCCGGGCGACTGGGAGGCGCTGAAATGTCGCGCACCGAACAGTACAAACAGGGCAGAGTGCCTTTGCATACGCTGCGGGCGGACATCGACTTTGCCAAAGCCATCTCCTATACCACCTACGGCACGATCGGCGTAAAGGTGTGGATCTTTAAGGGCGAAGTCATCGGCGATCCTTTCAGGGAACAGGAAAAATAG
- the rplV gene encoding 50S ribosomal protein L22: MEGKAHARWIRMSPYKLRRVAKMVRGKGVEEALNLLHYSNTAASLPLEKAVRSAVANVLNRETSKLNADDLYIKELRIDGGFMMKRYRAASMGRGVRIRRRTSHISVVVAEKEK; encoded by the coding sequence ATGGAAGGAAAAGCGCATGCCAGATGGATTCGGATGTCGCCCTACAAACTGCGGCGGGTGGCCAAAATGGTCCGCGGCAAGGGAGTAGAGGAGGCGCTGAATCTGCTGCATTACAGTAATACGGCTGCTTCGCTGCCGCTGGAAAAGGCGGTTCGTTCGGCGGTCGCCAACGTGCTCAATCGTGAAACTTCCAAGCTCAATGCAGATGATCTTTACATCAAGGAGCTGAGGATCGACGGCGGTTTCATGATGAAGCGATATCGTGCCGCCTCCATGGGGCGCGGAGTACGGATCCGCCGACGCACCAGTCATATTTCGGTGGTCGTGGCGGAAAAGGAAAAATAA
- the rplB gene encoding 50S ribosomal protein L2, producing the protein MAVKTFKPITPGQRFKTVASFEEITRTKPERSLLEPLTKSAGRNNMGRITSRRRGGGHKRMYRIIDFKRDKVDIPAKVASIEYDPNRSAYIALLNYVDGEKRYIIAPQGLKVNDTVISSENADINIGNTLPLSKIPLGTMVHNVEMKIGKGGQLARSAGAYAQLMAKEGNYAQLRLPSGEVRMVRLECRATIGQVGNIEHENISLGKAGRSRWLGRRPKVRGVAMNPVDHPMGGGEGKTSGGRHPCTPWGKPTKGYKTRRRKPSDALIVKRRK; encoded by the coding sequence ATGGCGGTTAAAACATTCAAGCCCATCACTCCGGGGCAGCGCTTTAAAACGGTTGCCTCTTTTGAGGAGATCACGCGGACCAAGCCGGAACGCTCGCTCCTCGAGCCGCTGACCAAGAGCGCAGGCCGAAACAACATGGGTCGGATCACTTCGCGCCGACGCGGCGGCGGGCATAAACGGATGTATCGCATCATCGATTTCAAGCGCGATAAAGTGGACATCCCGGCAAAAGTGGCGTCGATCGAATACGATCCCAATCGAAGCGCCTACATTGCGCTTTTGAATTATGTCGACGGTGAAAAGCGCTATATTATTGCGCCTCAGGGCTTAAAGGTCAACGACACGGTTATTTCTTCCGAGAATGCCGATATCAATATCGGCAACACGCTGCCTCTGAGCAAGATTCCGCTCGGCACCATGGTGCACAATGTCGAGATGAAGATCGGCAAGGGCGGTCAGCTTGCCCGCAGCGCCGGCGCCTATGCGCAGCTGATGGCCAAGGAAGGCAATTATGCTCAACTGCGGCTGCCCTCGGGTGAAGTCCGTATGGTGCGGTTGGAATGCCGCGCGACGATCGGCCAGGTCGGCAACATCGAGCACGAAAACATCAGCCTCGGCAAGGCGGGACGGTCACGCTGGTTGGGACGTCGGCCGAAGGTGCGCGGCGTGGCGATGAACCCGGTCGATCATCCGATGGGCGGCGGCGAAGGCAAGACCTCCGGAGGCCGTCATCCGTGTACGCCTTGGGGCAAACCCACCAAAGGCTACAAGACGCGCAGGCGTAAACCGTCGGATGCTCTCATTGTGAAACGCAGAAAATAG
- the rplD gene encoding 50S ribosomal protein L4 encodes MELEVYTKEGTPAGRTVTLPDEIFGIEPNEHAVYLAVKAQLTNMRQGTRKTKGRSEVSGGGRKPWKQKGRGTARAGSTRSPIWRHGGTVHGPQPQDFEMKVPKKVKRLARISVLSQKVKEQQVKIVEDFKLEEPKTKHVAGFLRNFNLYDQKTLMLLPDYDPTMLLAGRNIKTFRMVKATDASTYDLLNCKTLLITEGAVEKLKEALA; translated from the coding sequence ATGGAACTGGAAGTTTATACCAAAGAAGGTACACCCGCCGGACGGACCGTAACGCTGCCGGATGAGATTTTCGGCATCGAGCCGAACGAACACGCGGTTTATTTGGCGGTAAAGGCGCAGCTGACGAATATGCGTCAGGGTACGCGCAAGACCAAAGGCCGGTCGGAAGTTTCGGGCGGCGGCCGCAAACCCTGGAAGCAGAAAGGGCGCGGTACGGCGCGCGCCGGTTCGACACGTTCGCCGATCTGGCGGCACGGCGGCACTGTTCACGGCCCGCAGCCGCAGGATTTCGAAATGAAGGTGCCGAAAAAGGTAAAGCGGCTGGCCAGAATCTCCGTTCTATCGCAAAAGGTTAAGGAGCAACAGGTCAAGATCGTCGAGGATTTCAAGCTCGAGGAACCAAAGACAAAACATGTGGCCGGTTTTCTGCGCAACTTTAATTTGTACGACCAGAAAACTTTGATGCTTTTGCCGGATTACGATCCGACGATGCTGCTTGCCGGCCGGAACATCAAAACGTTCCGCATGGTCAAGGCAACCGATGCCTCGACGTATGATCTGTTGAACTGCAAGACATTGTTAATCACCGAAGGCGCTGTTGAAAAACTAAAGGAAGCGTTAGCATAA
- the rpsJ gene encoding 30S ribosomal protein S10, with amino-acid sequence MSGQKIRIKLKAYDHRLIDSSTEKIIRTAKSTNAMVSGPIPLPTERSVYTVNRSPHVDKKSREQFETRIHKRVIDILNSNPKTVDALMKLELPAGVDVEIKV; translated from the coding sequence ATGTCGGGTCAAAAAATAAGAATTAAACTAAAGGCTTACGATCATCGACTGATCGATTCCTCGACGGAAAAGATCATTCGGACGGCCAAGAGTACGAATGCGATGGTCTCCGGACCGATCCCCTTGCCGACGGAGCGCTCGGTCTACACGGTGAACCGTTCGCCGCACGTCGACAAAAAGTCGCGTGAGCAGTTCGAGACCCGCATTCACAAACGGGTGATCGACATTCTCAATTCCAATCCGAAAACGGTCGATGCCCTGATGAAGCTCGAGCTGCCGGCCGGCGTGGATGTCGAGATCAAAGTCTGA
- the ruvB gene encoding Holliday junction branch migration DNA helicase RuvB — translation MTGDKTFRATDPEPLAGDRELDAALRPLRLSEFIGQEKLKANLSVFIRAALERREPLDHVIFHGPPGLGKTTLAGIIAREMGSNLRVTSGPALERPADLAGLLTNLNERDVLFIDEIHRLNRVIEEYLYPAMEDFTLDIIIDKGANARSVQLKLPKFTLVGATTRAGLITSPLRARFGVVFRLDFYKPDELQRVITRSARILSIEIDEDAALEIARRSRGTPRIANRLLRRVRDFAQIAGCSRITLEIARDALWRMDVDEGGLDEMDKRIILCIIDKFGGGPVGLNTLAMAIGEESDTIEEVYEPYLVQEGFLQRTPRGRTATDLAFRHFKRKRKEPQSDLFAAE, via the coding sequence ATGACCGGCGATAAAACTTTTCGTGCCACGGATCCGGAACCTTTAGCGGGCGATCGCGAACTGGACGCCGCTCTGCGTCCTTTGCGTTTGAGCGAGTTCATCGGCCAGGAAAAGCTCAAAGCCAACTTGAGCGTTTTTATTCGCGCCGCCCTCGAACGGCGTGAACCGCTCGACCACGTCATCTTTCACGGACCGCCGGGATTGGGCAAGACCACGCTGGCCGGCATTATTGCCCGCGAAATGGGCAGCAACCTGCGGGTCACCTCAGGACCGGCGCTGGAACGGCCGGCGGATCTGGCCGGACTCCTGACCAATCTCAACGAGCGCGACGTGCTCTTTATCGACGAGATCCATCGCCTGAACCGCGTCATCGAAGAGTATCTCTATCCGGCCATGGAAGATTTCACTTTGGACATTATTATCGACAAAGGCGCCAACGCGCGATCGGTTCAGCTCAAGCTGCCAAAATTCACCCTGGTGGGCGCCACAACCCGCGCAGGATTGATCACCTCTCCTCTTCGCGCCCGTTTCGGCGTGGTCTTTCGGCTCGATTTTTACAAGCCGGATGAGCTGCAGCGGGTCATCACCCGTTCGGCCCGCATTTTGAGCATCGAGATAGATGAAGATGCAGCATTGGAAATCGCTCGCCGCTCCCGCGGCACGCCGCGCATCGCCAATCGGCTTTTACGCCGGGTCCGCGACTTTGCCCAGATCGCCGGCTGTTCGCGCATTACCCTCGAAATTGCCCGCGATGCCCTCTGGCGAATGGACGTGGATGAAGGCGGACTCGATGAAATGGATAAGCGCATCATTCTGTGCATCATCGACAAATTCGGCGGCGGGCCTGTGGGACTGAATACGTTGGCCATGGCGATCGGTGAAGAAAGCGACACCATCGAAGAAGTTTACGAGCCCTATCTCGTTCAGGAAGGCTTTCTCCAGCGGACGCCCCGCGGCAGAACCGCAACCGATTTGGCCTTTCGACATTTCAAGAGAAAAAGAAAAGAGCCGCAAAGCGATCTGTTTGCGGCCGAGTAG
- the rpsS gene encoding 30S ribosomal protein S19 has product MARSIKKGPYIDQKLLKKINDLNAANEKKVIKTWARRSTIPPEFIGHTIAVHNGNKFIPVFITENMVGHKLGEFAPTRTFRGHVGKKVEKAKR; this is encoded by the coding sequence ATGGCAAGATCGATCAAAAAAGGTCCCTATATTGATCAAAAGCTGCTCAAAAAGATCAACGATCTAAATGCGGCCAATGAAAAAAAGGTGATCAAAACCTGGGCGAGACGGTCTACGATACCGCCGGAATTCATCGGCCATACGATTGCCGTACACAACGGCAACAAGTTCATTCCGGTGTTTATAACCGAAAACATGGTCGGGCATAAATTGGGCGAATTTGCGCCGACGCGCACATTCCGCGGCCATGTCGGTAAGAAGGTTGAGAAAGCCAAGCGCTAA